In the genome of Streptomyces aquilus, the window GAGGCCGAGCCGGCGGTCGGGGTCGGGGTGGTCGTGCTCGGCGTGGGGGAGGGCGTTCCGCCGGCGCTCGCGGACGGCGTGGCCGTGACCGGCGTGGGGCTGTCGGCCGGGATGGCGGTGGGCGACTCGGTGGCGTCCATCGCGAAGGCGGCCGGCCGCACGGCGGAGACGCTGCTCGTGCCGGGGTCGACCATGTCGAGGCGCAGGCCCTTGGGCAGCCTGGCGGACGCCTTGCCGTCCACCCGGACCTCGACGCCGTCCGAGGGGCCGAACCAGGTGGGCTCGGTGCCGCCGCGGGTGGCGCCCTGGTCGCCCGGTTCGTTGGTGGCGTCCAGCGTCAGCCAGTTCGACCAGGTGCCCGTCTTCGCGTCCCGCGCGCGGGCCTCGATCTTCGCGCTCACGCGCGCGTACGGGTCGGACCAGGTGAGGCCGAGCAGACTGAAGTGCGCGGTGTCCCGCCTGCCGAGCCGGGCGGACGTGCCGTCGGCGGCCACGGTCAGCTCGGCGGCGCGGGTGGTGCTCCTGACGGGGTGTGGCTTCCCGTCGTCCGCGGCGCGCTCCGAGGGGCTTGCGGTCATGCCCTGGACGGCCAGTGTTCCGGCCACCGTGGCCGCCGTCAGCGCGGCCGCCCCCCACCAACGACGTCTCATCTCGACGTGCACACCTTTCACCACAGTGCCCCCAAGGGCCTCACCGATGTGATGCCCAGTGAAAGGTATGCGGAGGGCTGGAGGGTGAAAGACGGTCAATTAGGAAAAACGTGTCCTATGTGCACTGGGGTGGTGCGGTGATCTGTGCCACCGGCAGCGCGAAGGGGCCCGGCCGAGGATGTCGGCCGGGCCCCTTCGGGAGACGTGAGATCGAGCTCAGGCCTTCTTGGTCTCCCAGAAGATCTTGTCGATCTGGGCGATGTAGTCCAGCGCCTTCTGGCCCGTCGCCGGGTCGGTGGACGCCTTGGCGGCCGAGAGGGCCTTCAGGGTGTCGTTGACCAGCTGGTGCAGCTCCGGGTACTTCTCGAAGTGCGGGGGCTTGAAGTAGTCGCTCCAGAGCACCGACACGTGGTGCTTCGCGAGCTCGGCGCGCTGCTCCTTGATGACGGTGGCGCGAGCCTGGAAGTGCGGGTCGTCGTTGCCGGCCATCTTTTCCTGGACGGCCTTCACCGACTCCGCCTCGATGCGGGCCTGGGCCGGGTCGTACACGCCGCAGGGCAGGTCGCAGTGGGCGCTGACCTTGACCTTGGGGGCAAACAGGCGGGAAAGCATGGAG includes:
- the sodN gene encoding superoxide dismutase, Ni, translating into MLSRLFAPKVKVSAHCDLPCGVYDPAQARIEAESVKAVQEKMAGNDDPHFQARATVIKEQRAELAKHHVSVLWSDYFKPPHFEKYPELHQLVNDTLKALSAAKASTDPATGQKALDYIAQIDKIFWETKKA